The following coding sequences lie in one Carassius carassius chromosome 1, fCarCar2.1, whole genome shotgun sequence genomic window:
- the LOC132150502 gene encoding neural cell adhesion molecule 1-like isoform X6 — MLQLFFGFVFLSSVSQLQSLTGAQAECPLQLNPQRVVVRYGSSVAVNCKTSVLHKGIGWEAIEGAVPMTKNQNLITWRVINLTEWDIKPFCYINYKIGDKNQCIEELPVALYKTPDSVSIRTVIHRGPMIEGQQYELQCDVHDVAPVQYLTVKWYKGQTLLNQTIFSDTIETPVNKAITLLIRPDRADDGAQYWCEAELDLGAEGPQPPPKNSSKPLNVEVYYKPRHFSSTETIIKDDKVMLDCTVKANPAPDYTWSSDHLKEKISSSVLKSSALSPGKYTCTTTNSLGRDSKVFILKSTGSRHTFWTVLFFFHLLVTLIVVI, encoded by the exons ATGCTTCAACTTTTCTTTggatttgtttttctctcttcagTTTCACAGCTTCAGAGTCTCACAG GTGCACAAGCTGAATGTCCTCTTCAGCTCAACCCACAGAGAGTTGTTGTGAGATACGGCAGTTCTGTTGCAGTTAACTGTAAAACTTCAGTCCTACATAAAGGGATTGGATGGGAAGCCATTGAGGGAGCAGTGCCTATGACCAAAAACCAGAATCTGATCACATGGAGAGTGATAAACCTGACAGAATGGGACATAAAGCCATTCTGCTACATAAACTATAAAATAGGCGATAAGAATCAGTGTATAGAAGAGCTCCCAGTCGCTCTTTACA AGACTCCAGACAGTGTGTCCATCAGAACTGTGATTCACAGAGGACCAATGATAGAGGGACAGCAGTATGAGCTCCAGTGTGACGTTCATGATGTGGCTCCTGTTCAGTATCTCACTGTCAAATGGTACAAAGGACAGACTCTGCTGAATCAAACCATCTTCAGTGACACCATCGAGACTCCAGTAAATAAAGCTATCACACTCCTGATCCGTCCAGACAGAGCTGATGATGGAGCTCAGTACTGGTGTGAAGCAGAGCTGGATCTGGGAGCAGAAGGACCTCAACCTCCCCCAAAAAACTCATCAAAACCTCTTAATGTCGAAGTATACT ATAAACCACGACACTTCAGTTCAACAGAGACCATCATTAAAGATGATAAAGTCATGCTAGATTGTACAGTGAAGGCAAACCCGGCTCCAGACTACACATGGTCCTCAGATCATCTGAAAGAGAAGATCAGCTCCTCAGTGCTCAAGTCCTCAGCACTCAGTCCAGGAAAATACACATGCACCACCACAAACTCCCTGGGAAGAGACAGCAAAGTGTTCATCCTCAAATCTACAG GTAGTCGTCACACATTCTGgactgttctttttttcttccacTTGCTGGTTACATTGATTGTTGTCATTTAA
- the LOC132150502 gene encoding neural cell adhesion molecule 1-like isoform X9, protein MLQLFFGFVFLSSVSQLQSLTGAQAECPLQLNPQRVVVRYGSSVAVNCKTSVLHKGIGWEAIEGAVPMTKNQNLITWRVINLTEWDIKPFCYINYKIGDKNQCIEELPVALYKTPDSVSIRTVIHRGPMIEGQQYELQCDVHDVAPVQYLTVKWYKGQTLLNQTIFSDTIETPVNKAITLLIRPDRADDGAQYWCEAELDLGAEGPQPPPKNSSKPLNVEVYYKPRHFSSTETIIKDDKVMLDCTVKANPAPDYTWSSDHLKEKISSSVLKSSALSPGKYTCTTTNSLGRDSKVFILKSTGSRHTF, encoded by the exons ATGCTTCAACTTTTCTTTggatttgtttttctctcttcagTTTCACAGCTTCAGAGTCTCACAG GTGCACAAGCTGAATGTCCTCTTCAGCTCAACCCACAGAGAGTTGTTGTGAGATACGGCAGTTCTGTTGCAGTTAACTGTAAAACTTCAGTCCTACATAAAGGGATTGGATGGGAAGCCATTGAGGGAGCAGTGCCTATGACCAAAAACCAGAATCTGATCACATGGAGAGTGATAAACCTGACAGAATGGGACATAAAGCCATTCTGCTACATAAACTATAAAATAGGCGATAAGAATCAGTGTATAGAAGAGCTCCCAGTCGCTCTTTACA AGACTCCAGACAGTGTGTCCATCAGAACTGTGATTCACAGAGGACCAATGATAGAGGGACAGCAGTATGAGCTCCAGTGTGACGTTCATGATGTGGCTCCTGTTCAGTATCTCACTGTCAAATGGTACAAAGGACAGACTCTGCTGAATCAAACCATCTTCAGTGACACCATCGAGACTCCAGTAAATAAAGCTATCACACTCCTGATCCGTCCAGACAGAGCTGATGATGGAGCTCAGTACTGGTGTGAAGCAGAGCTGGATCTGGGAGCAGAAGGACCTCAACCTCCCCCAAAAAACTCATCAAAACCTCTTAATGTCGAAGTATACT ATAAACCACGACACTTCAGTTCAACAGAGACCATCATTAAAGATGATAAAGTCATGCTAGATTGTACAGTGAAGGCAAACCCGGCTCCAGACTACACATGGTCCTCAGATCATCTGAAAGAGAAGATCAGCTCCTCAGTGCTCAAGTCCTCAGCACTCAGTCCAGGAAAATACACATGCACCACCACAAACTCCCTGGGAAGAGACAGCAAAGTGTTCATCCTCAAATCTACAG
- the LOC132150502 gene encoding neural cell adhesion molecule 1-like isoform X7 codes for MLQLFFGFVFLSSVSQLQSLTGAQAECPLQLNPQRVVVRYGSSVAVNCKTSVLHKGIGWEAIEGAVPMTKNQNLITWRVINLTEWDIKPFCYINYKIGDKNQCIEELPVALYKTPDSVSIRTVIHRGPMIEGQQYELQCDVHDVAPVQYLTVKWYKGQTLLNQTIFSDTIETPVNKAITLLIRPDRADDGAQYWCEAELDLGAEGPQPPPKNSSKPLNVEVYYKPRHFSSTETIIKDDKVMLDCTVKANPAPDYTWSSDHLKEKISSSVLKSSALSPGKYTCTTTNSLGRDSKVFILKSTGIRPTFWTVLTVFQLSVALISVI; via the exons ATGCTTCAACTTTTCTTTggatttgtttttctctcttcagTTTCACAGCTTCAGAGTCTCACAG GTGCACAAGCTGAATGTCCTCTTCAGCTCAACCCACAGAGAGTTGTTGTGAGATACGGCAGTTCTGTTGCAGTTAACTGTAAAACTTCAGTCCTACATAAAGGGATTGGATGGGAAGCCATTGAGGGAGCAGTGCCTATGACCAAAAACCAGAATCTGATCACATGGAGAGTGATAAACCTGACAGAATGGGACATAAAGCCATTCTGCTACATAAACTATAAAATAGGCGATAAGAATCAGTGTATAGAAGAGCTCCCAGTCGCTCTTTACA AGACTCCAGACAGTGTGTCCATCAGAACTGTGATTCACAGAGGACCAATGATAGAGGGACAGCAGTATGAGCTCCAGTGTGACGTTCATGATGTGGCTCCTGTTCAGTATCTCACTGTCAAATGGTACAAAGGACAGACTCTGCTGAATCAAACCATCTTCAGTGACACCATCGAGACTCCAGTAAATAAAGCTATCACACTCCTGATCCGTCCAGACAGAGCTGATGATGGAGCTCAGTACTGGTGTGAAGCAGAGCTGGATCTGGGAGCAGAAGGACCTCAACCTCCCCCAAAAAACTCATCAAAACCTCTTAATGTCGAAGTATACT ATAAACCACGACACTTCAGTTCAACAGAGACCATCATTAAAGATGATAAAGTCATGCTAGATTGTACAGTGAAGGCAAACCCGGCTCCAGACTACACATGGTCCTCAGATCATCTGAAAGAGAAGATCAGCTCCTCAGTGCTCAAGTCCTCAGCACTCAGTCCAGGAAAATACACATGCACCACCACAAACTCCCTGGGAAGAGACAGCAAAGTGTTCATCCTCAAATCTACAG